Proteins from one Desertifilum tharense IPPAS B-1220 genomic window:
- a CDS encoding NAD(P)-dependent oxidoreductase, with protein MTIKTLVTGGTGFLGKQLALRLHSLDYGVTVLGRNQKIGKQLESEGIIFLAIDLRDTAAVVAACHNQDYVFHCGALSSPWGKYQDFYDTNVLGTQNIIQGCKVHNIQRLIYVSTSSVYFDFCHHLNIPETLPLPNPVNAYAKTKQLAEREINQAYQQGLPAISIRPRGIFGPGDTAILPRLIRANRRVGIPLINQGQAYIDITYIDNVVDALLLCQKAPDFLLGRTFNITNGEPLSVFELLKKLSDKLNYSLKLKPISYQTIDRISAVMEFIANTLLLGQEPILTRYTVGLLAFSQTLDITAATTELGYQPRISIDQGLEKFAQWWKQQHPTSKS; from the coding sequence ATGACTATCAAGACTTTAGTAACAGGAGGAACTGGGTTTTTAGGGAAGCAGCTTGCGTTAAGATTGCATTCGCTAGATTATGGTGTTACTGTATTAGGTCGCAATCAAAAAATTGGCAAACAACTAGAGTCTGAAGGTATAATTTTTTTAGCAATTGACCTTAGAGACACAGCAGCAGTTGTTGCAGCGTGCCACAATCAAGATTATGTTTTTCACTGCGGTGCTTTATCCTCCCCTTGGGGAAAATATCAGGATTTTTACGATACGAATGTTTTAGGGACGCAAAATATTATTCAAGGCTGTAAAGTTCATAATATTCAACGACTGATTTACGTTTCTACTTCCAGCGTTTACTTTGATTTTTGCCATCACCTCAATATTCCCGAAACCCTACCTTTACCTAACCCTGTCAACGCTTATGCCAAAACAAAACAACTGGCAGAACGCGAAATCAATCAGGCATATCAGCAAGGTTTACCGGCGATTAGTATCCGACCTCGCGGTATTTTTGGCCCTGGCGATACGGCAATTCTCCCTAGACTCATTCGGGCTAATCGGCGCGTAGGAATTCCCCTCATTAATCAAGGTCAAGCTTATATTGATATTACCTATATTGATAACGTTGTAGATGCCTTGTTATTATGCCAAAAGGCTCCCGATTTTTTACTAGGGAGAACCTTTAATATTACTAACGGAGAACCCCTATCCGTTTTTGAACTATTAAAAAAACTCTCCGATAAACTAAATTATTCTTTGAAGCTAAAGCCCATTTCTTATCAGACAATTGACCGCATTTCAGCCGTTATGGAATTTATAGCAAACACGCTGCTTTTGGGTCAAGAACCCATCTTGACGCGCTACACAGTTGGACTGCTTGCCTTTAGCCAAACCCTAGATATTACAGCCGCGACTACAGAGTTAGGCTATCAACCCCGCATCAGCATAGACCAAGGATTAGAGAAGTTTGCTCAATGGTGGAAACAACAGCATCCAACCTCTAAAAGTTAA
- a CDS encoding ATP-grasp domain-containing protein, whose amino-acid sequence MNTKILLTGGRAPVTLELARLLAKAGYSVFVAESLKHHLCSHSRAVTRNFWVPPPRFDPQGFINALIEIIHQEKIDFLIPTCEEIFYIASGLSSLTPYCQVFVEPLEKLNDLHNKWAFIQKVEALGLPTPKTWFLQTPEDLKEILERPVILKPVYSRFASNVHLLTQPISTIPNLDLHPQKNWVAQEFITGKQYCTYSIAHQGQLTAHAAYPVEYTAKKGSCIYFKSIEHPQLLAWVKTFVQAEQFTGQIAFDFIQAEDGTVYPLECNPRAISAIHLFQSSDKLEQAFLNSKNPLVQPQPQKSSMLAMAMILYGLLPAIAANQFQDWFRKFTTSQDVILQLSDPMPFFSLWLVLLQFGQISQNCGISLQQASTQDIEWNGEDIQP is encoded by the coding sequence TTGAATACTAAGATTTTGCTTACCGGAGGACGCGCCCCCGTCACCCTAGAACTCGCCAGACTCCTCGCAAAAGCAGGTTATTCCGTTTTTGTCGCCGAGAGCCTCAAACACCACCTGTGCAGCCACTCAAGGGCCGTCACGCGCAACTTTTGGGTGCCACCCCCCAGATTTGACCCCCAAGGCTTTATCAACGCCTTAATAGAAATCATTCACCAAGAAAAAATTGACTTTCTGATTCCCACCTGCGAAGAGATTTTTTATATTGCTAGCGGGCTGAGTTCTCTAACTCCCTACTGTCAGGTGTTTGTCGAACCCCTAGAAAAACTTAATGACTTGCACAACAAATGGGCGTTTATTCAAAAAGTTGAGGCGCTAGGTTTACCCACCCCTAAAACTTGGTTCCTTCAAACCCCAGAAGACCTAAAAGAGATATTAGAACGTCCCGTCATTCTCAAACCTGTTTATTCCAGATTTGCCAGCAACGTTCATCTCTTGACTCAACCCATCTCTACAATTCCGAACCTAGACCTTCATCCCCAAAAAAACTGGGTGGCTCAAGAATTTATTACCGGAAAACAGTATTGTACTTACAGTATTGCTCATCAAGGTCAACTCACCGCCCACGCAGCCTACCCAGTCGAATATACAGCAAAGAAAGGTTCGTGCATTTACTTTAAATCTATCGAACATCCTCAACTGTTGGCTTGGGTGAAAACCTTCGTACAAGCCGAACAATTTACCGGACAAATTGCCTTCGATTTTATTCAAGCTGAGGATGGCACCGTATATCCCTTAGAATGCAATCCCAGAGCCATTAGTGCAATTCACCTATTTCAATCCTCAGATAAACTAGAACAAGCCTTTCTCAACTCCAAAAATCCACTCGTTCAGCCTCAACCTCAAAAAAGTTCTATGCTAGCAATGGCGATGATTCTCTATGGCTTGCTACCCGCCATTGCTGCTAATCAATTTCAAGATTGGTTTCGCAAATTTACGACCAGCCAAGATGTTATTTTGCAATTATCCGACCCCATGCCCTTTTTTTCTCTCTGGCTAGTCTTGCTGCAATTTGGGCAGATTAGCCAAAATTGCGGTATCAGCCTCCAGCAAGCTTCAACCCAGGATATTGAGTGGAATGGAGAGGACATTCAACCATGA
- a CDS encoding beta-ketoacyl-ACP synthase III: MRRVKILSTGKYLPKKQVTAQELESRLGLPPGWVEKKSGVLVRHFVDGETASEMGAFAAKDALVTAGLSINEIDCIICTSGIPEQAIPCTAALIQKHLGAGDSGIPAFDINSTCLSFLTGLDMVSYLIAAGRYSRVLLVASEIAMGLDWNDKESCTLFGDGAAAAIVAKTEETDTSRILASNLETYSKGAHLTECQGGGNKHHPQEYASHPETFLFRMDGRGVYRLASERLPGFFAGLLQASGLRMADLQLVIPHQASLMAMRLLRKQLDIPEEKLMVIAHNHGNTIAASVPMALHEAIAQGKLQRGDRCMLLGTSAGFSVGGIVLEY, encoded by the coding sequence ATGCGACGAGTCAAAATCCTGTCTACAGGAAAATATTTACCCAAAAAACAAGTGACTGCCCAAGAACTTGAGTCCCGTTTGGGTTTGCCTCCGGGTTGGGTGGAGAAAAAATCGGGCGTCTTAGTACGCCACTTTGTTGACGGGGAAACCGCCTCCGAAATGGGCGCATTTGCTGCTAAAGATGCCCTAGTGACTGCGGGTTTATCAATTAACGAGATTGACTGCATCATCTGTACTAGCGGCATTCCCGAACAGGCCATTCCCTGCACGGCTGCCCTCATCCAAAAACACCTGGGGGCGGGCGACTCTGGTATCCCGGCATTTGATATCAACTCCACTTGTCTGAGTTTCCTCACCGGGTTAGATATGGTGTCTTACCTGATTGCCGCCGGACGTTACAGCCGAGTATTGCTGGTGGCGAGCGAAATTGCAATGGGCTTGGATTGGAACGATAAAGAAAGTTGTACCCTATTTGGCGATGGGGCAGCCGCCGCTATTGTTGCCAAAACGGAGGAGACAGACACCTCGCGCATCCTGGCTTCTAATCTAGAAACCTATAGTAAAGGGGCGCACCTCACGGAATGTCAGGGGGGAGGCAACAAGCATCATCCCCAAGAGTATGCTAGCCATCCCGAAACCTTCCTATTTCGGATGGATGGACGAGGGGTTTATCGGCTGGCTTCTGAGAGATTACCTGGGTTTTTTGCGGGTTTATTGCAAGCTTCAGGGCTGAGGATGGCCGATTTGCAACTGGTGATTCCCCATCAAGCGAGTCTGATGGCGATGCGGTTGCTTCGCAAACAGCTAGACATTCCTGAAGAGAAACTGATGGTAATTGCCCATAATCATGGAAATACGATTGCGGCCTCTGTGCCGATGGCGCTGCATGAGGCGATCGCGCAAGGTAAACTACAAAGAGGCGATCGCTGTATGTTACTCGGCACCTCTGCGGGCTTCTCCGTTGGAGGCATCGTGCTTGAATACTAA